Within Neoarius graeffei isolate fNeoGra1 chromosome 21, fNeoGra1.pri, whole genome shotgun sequence, the genomic segment TTAAAGAGGGTGATGGGAAGTCCAGTACGTTTGAACCATTCAGGTAAAATGAGTCAATTGCTCCAAACTAAATCAAAGATTCGAAACATGGGTTTTGCACGGAATTAGGATAGTTCAAACATGCGGCACATTTTGTTACATGTTGTGTCTCTTTCTTTTATAAGTTAGATTTCTGGTTCGTTATAAATACATTAATGACTTACATTAATCTGCCTGTTCATACACAATAgaaacagtttgaggaagaatCAGATATGGGTGTAGTCAGGTATCCACATACTTTTTACCATATAGTGTTGAGATTAAAAGTTCCTGCACATTATTTTTCCttcttgctttaaaaaaaattaacctgttattatttaaaaaaaaacaacttttgttCATCAAATAAGTTTGATGATGCATAGAAACAAATTCCTGGCCAAATTTTTCCACACAACTTAAACGATATAGGCAATGATCTGGCTTTATTTCGCCACGTAACATTTGATCAACTGTCTGAAAAGAAGACACGTGTATTGATCAGGCAGAATGCATGTTTATTTTATACACGTCTTATCACGTTTTCACAgatcagaaattaaaaaaaacattgctcTGCATTATTGTAAGTAATGTAATGTATTATTGTGTGGATAGAGGCAGTGGAGTGATATTTATTGGAAGGCTCGGTTTTGAGGTGTTCAGAAAAGACTACACTGAAAACTGTTCATAGTCGTAGCAACTTTACTGGGAGTTAACAAAAGTTAATGAACTGGAGGCCAGATTTGTAGTCATTCAATGTTAATGTCACTTAAAACTGATTCATATTCACAAGCAGCGTTTTCAGTATAGTTTTGTCTCACTAAAATTCTGTTCTTGAATTGTGTTTTTATTATAAAATAAAACCACAAGTTCCACTTTATTTCAGAAAAGCATATTGTAACATAAATTATCACAATATCACCCAGCCCTATGTGATGGAGACTTTTAGAAAACATGAAGGTCAGGATTTAGTCAAATAGCCAAAGGATCTCTGCAACAGTACTCCAATAAACTATGGCTTCACCAGAGAGTTGGTggttgttgttgcttttttttcttttcagtgtgaAAATGTCATTCAAGTGTTTTCTTCAACTTTCAGTAGCTATGGTGAATACTTCGATATAAATTTGTTCCATTTTTGCTGCCATAAGGCCATGGCCTTATCCTTAAGCACTGCTGGCAAGGAACTGTACCTGTACGCAAACAAAGCAAGTCAGTCGGAAATTTTTTTCAAACATAAAAAAAAGCTTTAATCTAATTACAAAGCAAAAGTCATTCACCTGATTGAATTCATTGCCAACTCCTTCAGCGTGCCTACATTGGCACTCAGACCTCCAATTCCTACAAAGACTTCATAGAAATCATAGGTGAGTCCAGTTGTGCCAAGCAAGGCCGGATCATCGGAGCTCACTACCATGGGATGGCCCTCTGACATTAACACTGCAGCGGGGTGATTTCGCAGATCTGAGACCAGCTTCAGCACCTACAATACATATAAATCCACCACGACATTTGTGAAGAGGAGGACAGGTATCCATATgcactatatatatacacacacaaaagcatgtggacacctgaccaccatactcatatgtgcttgttgaacatctcattacAGATTTCGTCACCCTGTgtgtttgctgttataataagctccactctttcaGCTCAGATCATTCAGATACAAGAGCATTGCTGAGATCAGGTATTGATGTtggatgaggaggtctggggttcagttggtgttccagttcatgtcaaaggtgttcagtcagggttctgtgcaggacacttgacttcttccactccaactttaacacaccatgtcttcatggtgcTCAGTTTGTGTACAGGATCATtgtgatgctggaacaggtttcggtctcagttccagtgaaggggaaattgtaatgctacaggatACATTCTATGCAActgtgtacttccaactttgttggGAGAAaaaacacatatgggtgtgagagcaggtgtccacatacttttggccatatagtggaccaccaccaccaccaataccactttttgaccaacagggaaaggGTTCTGGAAccagttctgttcaggattctttgaaccttggtgccagctagagaACTAGCTTTGCTCAGAATCATAGTAAATCAATGATGCATCATCAACGGAGGGCAttgcacaattcacaacaggagtaaacagtagcagcaatatctcatctcatctcattatctctagccgctttatcctgttctacagggtcgcaggcaagctggagcctatcccagctgactacgggcgagaagaggggtacaccctggacaagtcgccaggtcatcacagggctgacacatagacacagacaaccattcacactcacattcacacctacgctcaatttagagtcaccagttaacctaacctgcatgtctttggactgtgggggaaaccggagcacccggaggaaacccacggggagaacatgcaaactccacacagaaaggccctcaccggccacggggctcgaacccggaccttcttagtaGCAGCAATATATCAGAGCATATTGATTACCTGCaaacttttgttctgttattacagatatttgttttcggtccattttttctgaagataTATCCTTTTCCGTTgcgttctccattgctgcactctgcgtcctctccaaactaatgacacgacCATTGATGTCACGGTTCGTGCTggaaaaaacagctatattttgCTTCCAGCTGGGAACTAACTTTTCAGGTttcgaaccaatttatttttggttgaaatgctctgaacagtacaaaatttggtgcacgaacaagaacagaacccgttccctgttggttgaaaaggggtacaAGAAAACTACTCCTATAAAATATGCCTTTAAAGGCTGTTGTTGGGCAGAGTCAATTGAACTTGCAGATTTTCATGCTAATTTCAAAAACCCATGCTCATTAAACTGATAATTATATCATCACTATTTCATGAATAGTCTTCATACAGAATGTAGCTGGGCATTTTTTCTTCAACTGTTTTCTGATGTGTGTGATTCAACTAATCATGGCACATTTGTATGTCAGTATTTTGTGAATAAAGTGATTGATATGTTAGTGGTATTTAAATGGAAGGGACTAAGGGAGCCTATAATTGAATCAAAGGACCCCAAAGACAATAAAACGTTCATATTTAGCTAAATAGCTATAGGGATACGGTATTTGTGTGCAGTCTATTTGCTTCTATTTGCTTTATCAACACTTGATACTGATGCCGTACCTGGTTGGATATAGGACATACTTCCACTGGCACTCCCAGTTTTCTGGAGAGCTCTTTAGCCAGGGGATGGTGTGCCAAGGCAAAACCATGCCCAATATGCGTAGTGTTGAAATACAGAGCATCCAGAATGTTCCTGTCAACATCTGTGCCATATAAGCCTATAAACACACATACACTACAGTATAAACAAGATGATAATCTATATTGTAATATGGATGTATTTAATATGTTTATATCAAAGTAACATTAGGGATTAGTTTATAGTTAAGTGAGTCTCAAAAGTATATAATGCAttcagatgtacagtggtgcttgaaagtttgtgaaccctttagaattttctatatttctgcataaatatgacctaaaacatcatcagattttcgcacaagtcctaaaagtagataaagagaacccagttaaacaaatgagacaaaaatattatacttggtcatttatttattgaggaaaatgatccaatattacatatctgtgagtggcaaaagtatgtgaacctttgttttcagtatctggtgtgacccccttgtgcagcaataactgcaactaaaggtttccggtaactattgatcagtcctgcacactggcttggaggaattttagcgcattcctccgtacagaacagcttcaactctgggatgttggtgggttttctcacatgaactgctcgcttcaggtccttccacaacatttccattggattaaagtcaggactttgacttggccattccaagacattaactttattcttttttaaccattctttggtagaacaacttgtgtgcttagggtcgtcgtcttgctgcatgacccaccttttcttgagattcagttcatggacagatgtcctgactttttcctttagaattcgctggtataattcagaattcattgctccaacaatgatggcaagccgtcctggcccagatgcagcaaaacaggcccaaagcatgatactaccaccaccatgtttcacagatgggaaaaggggtttatgctggaatgcagggttttcctttctccaaacataacacttctcatttaaaccaaaaatttctattttggtctcatccatcctcaaaacatttttccaatagccttctggcttgtccatgtgatctttagcaaactgcagataagcagcaatgttctttttggagagcagtggctttcttcttgcaaccctgccatgcacaccattgttgttcagtgttctcctgatggtggactcatgaacattaacattagccaatgtgagacaggccatcagttgcttagaagttaccctggggtcctttgtgacctcaccgactattacagaccttgctcttggagtgatctttgttggtcgaccactcctggggagggtaacaatggtcttgaatttcatccatttgtacacaatctgtctgactgtggattgctggagtccaaactctttagagatggttttgtaaccttttccagcctgatgagcatcaacactttttctgaggtcctcagaaatctcctttgtttgtgccatgatacacttccacaaacatgtgttgtgaagatcagactttgatagatccctgttctttgaataaaacagggtgcccactcacacctgattgtcatcccattgattgaaaacacctgactctaacttcaccttcaaattaactgctaatcctagaggttcacatacttttgccactcacatatatgtaatactgtatcatt encodes:
- the LOC132869946 gene encoding adenosine deaminase 2-A-like, coding for MVMQWIVVLLHGKKVLDLNLLPYNIDWRPVQGLYGTDVDRNILDALYFNTTHIGHGFALAHHPLAKELSRKLGVPVEVCPISNQVLKLVSDLRNHPAAVLMSEGHPMVVSSDDPALLGTTGLTYDFYEVFVGIGGLSANVGTLKELAMNSIRYSSLPAVLKDKAMALWQQKWNKFISKYSP